From a region of the Kwoniella mangroviensis CBS 8507 chromosome 1 map unlocalized Ctg01, whole genome shotgun sequence genome:
- a CDS encoding H/ACA ribonucleoprotein complex subunit 1 — MSGRGGFSGRGGGDRGGRGGFRGGGRGGRGGFGQRDFGPPETVQEIGSFLHPVESEMLCSLATPTKIPYFNAPIYLQNKTQIGKVDEILGPINQVYFTVKMDQGMLASSFKKEDKVYISGEKLLPIERFLPKPKTAGGKERGGARGGRGGAGGRGGRGGPPGRGGRGGFSARGGPGGRGGARGGAGGRGGFGGGRGGGAPRGRGGFGGGRGRGQ, encoded by the exons ATGagtggacgaggtggttTCTCAGGTAGAGGCGGTGGTGacagaggtggaaggggtggattcagag GcggtggtagaggtggacgaggtggattCGGCCAGAGGGATTTTGGGCCTCCTGAAACCGTCCAAG AGATCGGTTCATTCCTCCATCCCGTCGAATCCGAAATGCTTTGTTCCCTAGCTACACCTACCAAAATACCATATTTCAATGCTCCCATCTACCTGCAGAACAAGACTCAGATCGGTAAAGTCGATGAAATCCTCGGTCCTATAAATCAAGTTTATTTCACTGTCAAGATGGATCAGGGGATGTTAGCTTCCAGTTTCaaaaaagaagataaagttTATATCTCCGGTGAGAAGTTGTTACCTATAGAGAGGTTTTTACCTAAACCTAAGACTGCTGGTGGGAAAG AACGAGGTGGTGctcgaggtggtagaggaggtgCAGGCGGCcgaggaggacgaggtggACCCCCAGGTCGTGGTGGCCGAGGTGGATTCTCGGCCCGTGGTGGACCtggtggaaggggtggaGCTCGAGGTGGAGCAGGCGGTCGAGGTGGGTTcggaggtggtagaggtggtggtgcgcccagaggaagaggcggttttggtggtggaagaggtagaggtcAATAA